From the Lactuca sativa cultivar Salinas chromosome 9, Lsat_Salinas_v11, whole genome shotgun sequence genome, the window GATGTctatgaaatacaacataaaatatcatagactcgctcgagcatactcgcactcgataactcaaccgtACTCGTTCCCTggtaccccaaggattcttacttgagttgcgcactgctccggtgtcttcagtagtacgggcccaatactaccgtccacaccgcatcagtattcaccccaagtcctcctcctaggatcccaaatcccaagtactctactctcactatgcatagtctactctctagcagatctctcataagctcctcgctgttatctactcactctcaagcatctcctagcagcaaaacccctaggctaaggcatcagaaATCAGACCACTCTATTCccaataagaatacctagcctactctagcatgcataacatattatctcatatctcataacacataatataagggtattttaggaaatcactgttcggggcgttggctgatcgtacacactactcTACTCTGCtcttttcaaaaactttttactcCTTGAGAAAAAATTTGTGATttcattttgaaaatctctcaaatcctcagtttgagttcagatactcCCGAAGGTACacacgaatccctcaaactaaggctctgataccaacttgtaacaccgaaattctcaaacaatttttcacattttaagaacatactttcattcataaatattataaaaatgtcattgtatcacatatcaatccatagaaacacaacccaagatcataatgtataaaaactcctcatgtgtgtactgatcatgtcggcgccttcccgcgatcctcactggtacatgaaacacataacacaacactgtaagcataaatggttagtgagttccccgaatattgagaagactcacctcgggtaactcggtaatctcgaactcggtaaaatctggtctagcctccgcctaatcacatggaataagcactctaaccaatacaactctcaaggctagactaatccctctcttagcactctcagaagggtaaaagagcattttacccctcttatggctcaaagaccctaacattgaccaaaccctaaaagtcaacaaaagtcaactctccgggttacgctgcacgtaccaaacctgtacgttgggcgtacccggaaacctcacagaaacggggaacgcgaccccctacACTGCGCGTTCTGGGATTACTCCCCGCGCAAGTCCCAGTTTCATGCTCCTTAGTTTTTGGGGTCTTAAACGATTAAGACACacgtccaactttcagatctgaccacccctaagcctcttaatccataaagttggtgactttaagcctttgcatggctgtgagagtcaccaacacccaaatctTTCCACTTTCAACACTCTAAAGCCCACAACTCCAACATAACTTCCTAACGACGACCAAgctgggatttttatggatcaacatcacacataacactgaaatgggagatatctaggtccatggagcccctcttgctcataaagtctccacctttgggacttaaaccctagaaatggaccataaaacaccaaaccaaaataaagaggaaagttctgagctttttacctcaaagtgaagctACTTCCTctgaagaactcagatccaagcttaaACTCCAAACCTTATCCTCCACAAGcacccctccttcttcttcactaacatacaaaggcacttttagctcaaaacactcacacacaagctttaggacgaaggaaatgctctcttagggtttcactctctgaaatggtggctgaggataaggccttagcattccttttatagtgcacaagccataaATTAGGTTTTGTATATGGGCCCGctatgcccagcgtaaccctgggtacgcccaacgtacctaggcGATTTCGCGTCCAATtaaagcgcatgagtacgcacaacgtactctttagtacgcccagtgtactcatttgccttaatatttcaattaagggcttaacttgacaaccttggaaaaggaaaagggttTAAGAGGCACACctgaaattcgggatgttacagattaATCACCCGAGAAGGCGAACATGAATGTCCACTGATTGTGTATCTTCTTTGTTAATCAGATGAACACATCTCTTTAGCTCCTAAatctaacaaaaaatattctcATGCACGATGATTGAAATGGATTCAAGAATGTTATTAATGCATGATGTGTTGATACAAACatgtttattataaatattatcCTATCAATCATTGTAATTATAAATTATCTTCTTTACAACCTTCATAAATAAATCCTAGATCACACCCTTAATGGGATACCATATATACCAAGTTATACATGTGTCTCCTTAGGAACAAAGGTTCGTGACCACATAAACAATTGAAGAAAGAATGATTGGACACCATTGTTTTCATGGAATTTCTTACATATAGTAGTTAAACCAAAAACCATTAAAATTTGCATCCCTCCAGCGTAATTAATTGACACCTTATTAAATCCTTCATTTCTATAATCTGCACACAAATTAGACATAAAAGATAGTTCCTTGGCATTTTTAGAGACCACATAAAGAAGGTGGCATATGAAATAAcaccattgttgggttttctaTGCATTTAAACACAAGATTATgtgcaacaaaaacaaaacaataatCATATATGTTCATGCACCCTAATGCTCTAATTTTAATGTTATTACTACTACCTTACTAAAACATAAATAAGGAAGAATTACATACCTATTTTGATGTCATTGATCTCCATTCTTGAAATCTTGTCCTTATCAATgttgcttggatgaaaggacCCTAACCAGGATCCCTccaatggtatcacacccaagaCACCAAAAAGAGAATCAAAAGATAACTAGGAAGAGGATCAAAATTCTACAAACCCTAATGAGGGTTAAGAATTTCGTTCAAAAAAGAGGAAGAATGGAATTAGCGAAAAATCAAGTTACGAAGCAAGGAAGAATGAAATCCTTAgcaccctatttatagccttagaTCCTCATCCAAGTTTCATCTCCCATCCTATATGGGATGGAGGAATTTTGAAATTCACCTTCCATCCCAAGTAGAATGGAGTGAATTTCGAATTTTCCTTTATCCTTAAGAGTGCTAGAACATTCCAATTAGTCAATATTTTAACtaattaatatttaacattttgaattaattaatttccaattaattctaaagtagtttctaattaatttattaaacataataaattaataaactatttttctccttaattctttttcttttaattacTTAAATGGGTcatgaaggaaacccaaaagaaccatattattatttaaaatattaccaatagttaatgaccttgtaCACTTTTTCCAATAACCACAAATTCTCAATTCAACCCTATTTGATTCCCATCAATTATTAAGTGAAGGTTTTCATCTTTCCCATGATCCCCGACACTATATTAGCATGAAAGTTTGGACATATATTAGTATCTTACGTCCTTATTATAATAGTATATTGATTACCATTATTTGCCTCTCCTTCCGGCTTGGATTATTGCTTCATGTGTCAGTTAAACATTGCTAGCAAAGAAAAAATTATAGTTCCATGACCACAAAGAATACAAGTTTTGGATAAGCATGTCCACCTTCTCGATCATAGATCTTAAGAAATTAGACAAATCTAAACATCTTCAAGTGTTTAGGTCTCTTGAACATCTGAAATTGTGCCAAACTTTTCACATAATCACAAGAAAATTTTATGACGTAAAAAGTATATGAGGTCTCAAATGATCAAAGGAGCTCTCCCTTAGTCCTCTCCCTTTTCCATTGTTTACTTTTCTTCGATCAACATAATGTCTCACGGACCATCCCTCGATCATCGCAAATCATAATGAACCATTGTAACAGTAACGTCATAATAGCAAAATTTGAACTCAAATTACTCGCAGACAAAACTGTTGACAACAACGTTTAGATAAAAGCAATGATCCCACCTACCGCAATTACCAAGAAATCCAAGCACTCCATATTGATCACTCTCGATGAACACCCTCACACCCCATCTTGAATTCCAATAACCCTAGTTGACAGTAAGAAAATCCACGAAGAGAGAAACTCATTTGCGTCTAAGTGATTCATATATATATGATTGAATAATTCGAATCAAAATAGGAAAGGGAAtacatttattttaaaagttagttTTCTATGAACAACTTCATGTTATGCATTAATGTAGATTTCTTACCCATTTATATTAATGAAGTGGATTTCTTTTATGTACTGATTTTTTCACTTTGTTTTTGTTATCAATTTATACAATAAAAATGGAGATAAAAGCGtactaaaaatatttataaaagctTTATAGCAAATCAAGACATGATCGTACAAAATTGATAGAAAatcatttgatttttatttttattatatataagaTCACCTTTCAAATGTGATTGTTTTCATCATAATTATAAAGAGCTCAAAATAGCATATTACACATTCTCTCTCTCCTAATTAAGTTAGGATCCAAACATCCTCCTTAAATAAACTTCACGAGGTAGGAGTGTTCAAGATAACTTGATACCTCGAGCGACTAAATATAGCAAAAATGGAGAAAAAGGAAGAGGTGGAGGAGGCGAAGAGGACGACTCCACGCCACTTAGCACCACCCTATATCGCAACAAACGTGAATAAAGTTTTTCTTATGTAATCCATCGTAACTCCTAGTGAAAAAGTCTTCATCTCTTTCATCCATTGCTCTATTTTTGGCTTTTTACTTCATCACAACCGAGGTGGGTTTCTTCGTTCTTTAATTCTTTGCTTCAATCCAACTACTATTGCTTTCCTATAATTACAGGCTATAAATACATACGATTGTAATCGGTCCGTATAGTTTTTCAATTGCAAGAAACCCTTTTGAAACTTACACAAATCAGTCTGCTTGAATTTTCCGATGGATCGAAATTTCGTAATTAGGGTTCTTGTTCTTGTCATACATTTGGGGGTTTGGGTATCAGCAAATGTCGTTTTTCAGGTCCAGCACAAGTTTACCGGCAACAGAAGGTCTATAACTGCTTACAAAGCTCATGATACCTACCGTCACCGGAGAATCCTCTCCGCCACTGACCTCCCTCTGGGTGGCAACGGCAGCCCCTCCGCCGCCGCGTAATTCCTCTATCTATCTCTACATTTATATGGAATTAAGCATTATTTTAAAGACAGTTTTTTTTTCCTAACTATTAAATATTTGTACGATTTTTATAGGCTATATTTCACGGAAATTCAAATCGGAACTCCACCAAAGAAATATCATGTGCAAGTCGATACTGGAAGCGACCTCTTATGGATAAACTGTATCGGATGTCAAAATTGTCCCCAAAAAAGTGACCTTGGAGTATGTTACTTTCTTCAAAATCTTGGCAAAAACCATTGAAATTTTATCTATTTCATTcgttaaaaatttatttttgtgttttgtaTACAGATTGAACTTACATTTTATGATCCAATGTCCTCCACAAGCTCCCAAATGATTACTTGCGATCAAGATTTTTGCACAACCACCCTCGATGCCTCTAACAAAGCTTGTATTATTGGAATGCAATGTTCATATCTTGTTAGATATGGTGATGGGAGCTCAACAAAAGGGTATTTTGTTAGAGATAATGTCAAGCTCGATAGGGTTTCGGGGAACCTTCAAACCGCATCCATGAATGGAAGCATTACTTTTGGGTGAGTTATCTGCGATTTTTGTCCCATTGACATTAGTCTCACAACGTGttgtaaacttttataaatggaaaaattaacaattctttttttttattgaaaatagGTGTGGGGCCCGGCATTTTGGGGGACTAGGTTTATCCCAACAAGCACTAGATGGGATTCTAGGGTTTGGTCAAGCGAATTCTTCGATAATTTCGCAGCTTGCTTTGGCTAAAAAGGTAAAAAAGACGTTTTCGCATTGCTTGGCTAGTTCTAAAGGAGGTGGGATTTTTGCTATTGGAGAAGTGGTGTATCCGAAAGTGAAAACAACACCGATTTTACCCAACGAGTAAGAAATAATTTTTGCGTTATAGTTTTTTGTTACCTTTTTATTTGCTAACGTAGCTTCGTCTCTTTTTTATAGACAGTCAAAAATTTATACACTATTACGGCGGAATCTGACGGATCtggaattcaagattccattccATGGATGGAATGCAATTCCGTCAGATTCCTTCAAATTCTCATGTTTGATTGATTTCACCGATCCTAGGGGTGGATGTAAGGAATTCAATTCCTTTTTATGTAAAAGACCAAAATAACTtcattatatatatttaaataaattaaaataaaaaccgTAAAAAATCTAAAAGCTATTCAATTTAATATTGAATTCCACTCCATTTATTGCCAACCAAACATGTAACAATTTATCCTTTGACGAATTTGAGTCTTTCCAAAAAGATTCCTTACATCACATTCAAACCTATATTTATTATTACTcaacatattttatttttacattttagGATACATTATAATATTGAATTGAAGGCAATTGAGGTGGGTGATGATTTCATCCAACTTCCAACAAATATATTCAACACACCTTCCAAACGTGGAACAATAATTGATAGTGGAACAACCTTGGCTTATTTTCCTCATGTCATTTACACCCAACTTATGCAAAAGGTTTCTCAAATAGTTCAACTTTACTCCTTCCATTTttacttttttctttttataaaatcaaTCATAACTTattgtttcttttttttaatatagATTATGGCCACACAAACAAATAGAGTACCTCATACACTTGATCATCAATTCAAGTGTTACAGAAACCCCGGAAAGTAAggtttcttttataaaaaattattcgAGTTATGAAATATGTAACGCTTTTTTTTTTTGATAGTGTTGATGATGTGTTTCCAATGGTCACGTTTCACTTTGCAAATTCACTTCCATTGAAAGTTTATCCCCATCAATATCTTTTCCAAATTCAGGTATAAAAATCTAGTGTTTAATTCTAGTAACTATCGttgttttataattaaatttattgtATTTATTTTCAGTCGAAAGATTGGTGCATTGGTTTTTTGAGCAACGGGTTGCAGCCTAAGGAGGGTAAAGATTTGATCTTGTTGGGAGGTTAGactataaaattttataaaattatgacaaatcttttaaactttttaattaatcgtttttaatatttttttttttgggcaGATCTTGTATTAACAGACAGGTTGGTTACGTATAACATGGAAGATCAAACTATCGGATGGATtgaatatgattgtatgtatacgttgctctctctttttttttaattcagaTTTAAGCTTGTTCAGGGGTATTATTGTAATTTGGCTTTTTTTTGGGTGTTTCAGGCTCATCGAGCATTAAAGTGAAAGATGAAGAGACGGGGAGGGTGTACCAGGTTGGGTCCCATGATATTACATCATCGTCTGGTTGTAAACATGAGTGGTTTATTGTGTGGTTGGTGTTTATAATAGCTACTAAAATAGTTGTGTATTAGAAACCATTGACCATAGTTGTAACCATGGTCAATGGTTGTGtttaataaataaagtataaagTATGTTTTAAGAGTACATGCCTTCCCCTATTGCTCATGATGATATTTTGAATTTTGAGGAAAAGTTGGTAAATTtgggaaggaatattggtggtaTTAATGAAATTACCATGTAAAAACAGTATAAAAGATTTTTAAGTTTCAAACATAAGAATTAAAGGGTGGAACTAGTAATGTTAAGATGATATTGTTAACCGGATGGAAATAGGTAGGGTTGTGTTCTATTGACCTCATGAAGAGGTGTAGGACTGGGTAAGAGGGTAAAAGTGTTGGAATCAAATGTTTTTATTGGAGTGAATAAGAGTAAAAGGTAAACTGGTAAATCAAACAAACTCCAAATGATTGGTAGTTTTTATGAATAAGCAATTTATTAAATATGATGTGGAAATCATAATATTACAATGATAGTTTTTTTTGTTAGAGAAATTTATAGGGAAAATGATTTAAAATGGCAAACAATAATCTTGAATTTGCTTTTTAGATTACTAACcaattttttattttagttttaaaatacCAACGATtacgatttttttttattaaaatgacaaTAAACATCAACATTACCCTTTGCCATATCGAACTAATAGCCTATTTTAGTCGTTTTTATCAAACCATAAGTTCaactaaataaatttttattGATTAAAATGGCAAGGTCACAAAGCAATATGACGTTGCTAATGGTTATCGGTTGTGGTTTGAGAAAAATGATTACATGAGGCTTTCTAGTTAGATGTGGCAAGGTTGACAGGATTTGTTGTTATTTTAATCGATAAAAATCATAATAATTGGTAttttaaaaccaaaataaaaaattagtttCCTTATTCGATACAAATAAAAGTTTAGTGacctaaaaacaatttttttgttaCTGGTTGtcatattaagtcatttttcctaATTTATAAGGTTATATGTAATACATATATTCGATCTGTTTGACCtgttttcttttaattaaaatttatatatcATCTTCCAAAAATAAATCTAAATTAGCTTGTTTACTTTAATTATCATTTAAATTGTTACATACGCAACCCAAACAACTATATATGGTTTGTCATTATATTTTTTAGGTTTACCCTAAATGTATGATAGTACAGTCAGTAGTACTGTCATATCTATGTTATCGATGCATGAATCGTAGATACGTCTTATGTGTTTTGTGTTAGGTATGTTTTCTTGTTTTGTCTGTGACGACTACATTTGTTTTATTATGTTATCGATGCATGAATCATAGATACGTCTTATGTGTTTTGTCGGTATGTTTTCTTGTTTTGTCTGTGACAACTACATTTGTTTTATTATACAAATAGCTTAGTCTGTAGTTGGATTCCAAAGATAGTAGTGGTTCAGATGAAGGCGGCTACAGTTGCTTTGTATACTGACAACTACGGATTGTAGACCCCTCCTCTTTTGATGGCTATGAAATGTATCACTTTAGGAATGAAGGTTATGGGAAACTTTATTCTATCAGTTTTGTTGGTGTGTAGTTAGATTCCCCACACGTGCTATACGTGAATGATTTATTTGGTAAGTCATCGGGATGTCATATTGATTTGATTGGTAAGGAATGATGTTTGATTGGATTTGTCGGACTCCAAACATGTACTATACGTCATTGATTTATTTGGTAAGTCATCAAGATGTTAGATTGATTTGATTGGTAATGAATGACGTTTGATTTGATTAGTTGGATTTCACACACGTGATATACGACATTCATTTATTTGGTAAGTCATCAGAATGTTAGATTGATTTGATTGGTAACGAATAACGTTTGATTTGATTAGTCAGAATTCACACACATGATATGCGTCATTGATTTATTTGGTACGTCATGAGGATGTCAAATTAttttgatcggtaagaaatgaagTTTATACTTTATATGTTTCCCATTAAGTCATCACCAACTCCATTTATGCATCTTTGATATATctgtagaaaaaaaaatatattagtaGTTAACTGTTATCGTAGAAAATGTATTTTCAATATCTACATTGAAAAAACTATATTACTCGAAACGCTAAAAGTTTGATATTCAGCCACTCAAATTGACTTATATCTATTGTAGGGTTGTGAACTTTGATTGCTCCTTGACCTGAAACTTATCATTGGGTCTAATTCCAAAAAAAGAAGGGGCGAGTAAGGGGGTAGCACCCGTAAAAGCATTTTAGGACTCGGTTTATGTATCTTGTTAGGTAAATTTAAAATACCTTTTAAAATCTTATAAATTTTAAGAAAACAAATTCAGAGGTTTAATTGTTGAAAATCATACGATCTCATAGTTCAAAATCAGTTTAAAAGTTCAAAATAGTGAGGATAAGACAATACAATATCAAAATATAGTTCAAGATAACAACACAATTTGCTGCCTTCAAAATATTCTTGTTGTCTTCTAAGAAATCCCTTGGCCTTTAACATTTAATCTGAGCACGAGTCAAAATAAGTTAGGCAACAAAATTGTCTAGTGAAAATACTCGAGGTTGACTCATTTAaagtaatgataatgataattgtGTACTCGAGACCAACCCCCAAAAAATCAATATAAAACCAATACATAATCATTGTTAAACCAAATAATAGAGTAATAAATACTCGAATAACTAAAAGCAAAATATATATGAACCATATGCAAAGAAAATATATAATATTCTGAAACCAATACCCCAAATGTTTAATAACTCATAAATTTTATCCAAAGAATGTGATAGCCAAATCCAATATGAAAGGCTTAATAATCCAATATTTATAACAAGGGAATTAGTATCCCATAATCAAAAGCAATGAATTAATTAACCCATAATTCCTAATAAAAATTTAATCTTCTGTTAAACCTAAGCATAAAGAGTAATAACTGATATGACAACTAAAACCTAAAGGGTTTTATGACCCATAACTTTAAACACATAATCAAACCTAAATGTAGGATAGCAAAGATTAGCAGTATCAATAAACATGTATCTATACCAACCATTATTTGCCTCATAAAgtccaaactcatcaaaaatatATGGTTGACATTCGTGCTCATGAGATAAACCTCCATTTTTCTCATCTATAAACTAGGCACTAGTGAACCATCATATTGGGCCACATAAGGGGTAGTTAGCCCTACATGTGCAATGTAGGAATTATCTAAAAATCTACACACATACCGACAAAACAACACCAAATTGTCAAACCCCATCGTGTATGATGAGTGACATCTATAGTCTCTCATCCTACATATATGCACGTAAGGACGCTCCAAAACCTTTTTCCAAGACTATGTATAGATTTTTCCtaaaattgtgtgtgtgtgtgtgtctatatatatatatatatatatatatatatatatatatatatatatatatatatatatatagggagagagagagagagagagagagagagagagagagaatggggGAAGAGGTTCAAATTGAAACAATTACCAGAGTTGAGAAACGTGATAAAAAATTTGGgtcacttattttttttaattaaaatcataaaataataattatataaatcaaaaaacaattaaaaaaacctACTAACCAACACCACCCATCCATCACCCACCACCCACGACCACCATTactcaccaccacccaccacctacTACCCAACACCACCATCAGCACCACTACCTACCACCTACAAATCACCCACCATTAAGGATGTTCAAAACTGGATATCCAAAAATTTATGTAACGCACGTCGAttcggactagtcaatttagagttaATAAGCATTAAAAATGACTTTGTAACATCCGATTTCGGATTATCCATGATTAAGGTTCATGGGCCACGAGTCGGGGTCTAGGAGGTCTCAGGTTGAGGCGAGTTGCTAGAAACGTAGGACATCTCATTACCTTTCCGTAGGTATGAGGATTTTTGGAATTCGAGTCATTTCGAAGATGCTATGGAAGTTTGGGAGAGTTGGCAAGATAAGTCCCTAAGTGAGGATTTTGGCAGCGAAGTACGTTGAGCGTATGTAtgcgtacgcttagcatacaaatGCACGTGTTTCTTAAgcaagagccacctagtacgttgggtgtaccaggggggtacgctgggcgtactaggaacataaggaaaccctaattaagtgaagtgtccctataaaaagaatgagatggtctcatttctggccaccttcATCAGTTAATagaccctctcaaaccctaatatccgTTCTTGAGCTTGTGAGTGGCCATGGTGAGCTTGTGTGTGTTCTTGTGGGCTTTGGGgagttaagaaggagcatggaagggAGTGAAGTTGAAGAACAGGTTGTGGACCTGAGCTTTCTTGGGGTTAGAgcaccatttgaaggtataaagctccaagctttccctctctttttgttttgtgcatattagggtccattttagggtttttggtcccaagcttgaggctttatgagttgatgcactccagagcttaataacttgtccttttaagtgtttctagtggtggagaaccataaaaataaggccttgatcgtgtgaatctacccatgcatgagttatgagcattatgggttaagaaagtaagagtttttatgtgttgtgaccttatcagccatgcaaaggcttaaagttgttaactttataGAGTAAGAAatgttaggaagtccagatccaagagttgagctaaggtcttaacgggttaagacccagGAAATGGATTAAGCAAGTAtgaaggtacgcgccgcgtaattCCAGTACACCTCGCGTACTGGGTTGAGGTCCCCAATCAGTTTCTTGAGTGTttgggtacgctgagcgtaccagggGGTATGCCCCGTGTAACTCCTTCTGGGGGTTTTTGGGCTAAGCATTgtgttgggccttgagtgttgggccggGAGTTTGGACCTCATGTAATAGAGTCTTGGACTAGAGAAGTGTATGTACGTGCTTTGGGCCTTTGGTTTGGACTTGCCTTTTTGGTTGggaattgggccttggtgggcccaatgggcttagGGCATTAACGGGCTGATAGATGGTCTATCCTTAGACCTAATAAGTGAGAGGTTGTacttagctcctaattgagattattgtgggtttggcatAGAGATAGAGTCCGGTGCGTAGCAACAGTGATTATAGGAGAtgttcttcatccgaggtgagtcttctcactatactttacctagagtggtaattggagttatgtgacaaagtattttgtatgctatttatatgatgtgatacactgcattatttctatgtgatttatgctatgtatgtttcagagtttacagagttaggactggaaggtccacagagttacgaccagagggtccatagagttatgggactggagggtcccactgagacaccttgaccagagggtcaaacagagttatagcctcgagtggctaatatgtgttgtatgtggtatgttgaggaactcactaagcttcttgcttacagtgttatgtgttatgtgttttaggtttcaGGTTAGCGGgtcggcaccggcttgattgtacatacCAGGG encodes:
- the LOC111903045 gene encoding aspartic proteinase 36, producing MDRNFVIRVLVLVIHLGVWVSANVVFQVQHKFTGNRRSITAYKAHDTYRHRRILSATDLPLGGNGSPSAAALYFTEIQIGTPPKKYHVQVDTGSDLLWINCIGCQNCPQKSDLGIELTFYDPMSSTSSQMITCDQDFCTTTLDASNKACIIGMQCSYLVRYGDGSSTKGYFVRDNVKLDRVSGNLQTASMNGSITFGCGARHFGGLGLSQQALDGILGFGQANSSIISQLALAKKVKKTFSHCLASSKGGGIFAIGEVVYPKVKTTPILPNEIHYNIELKAIEVGDDFIQLPTNIFNTPSKRGTIIDSGTTLAYFPHVIYTQLMQKIMATQTNRVPHTLDHQFKCYRNPGNVDDVFPMVTFHFANSLPLKVYPHQYLFQIQSKDWCIGFLSNGLQPKEGKDLILLGDLVLTDRLVTYNMEDQTIGWIEYDCSSSIKVKDEETGRVYQVGSHDITSSSGCKHEWFIVWLVFIIATKIVVY